Sequence from the Janthinobacterium lividum genome:
CTGCCGCGCCGCGCGCTGTACCTGAACGCCATCGTGCTGTCGCTGCTGGCGATGGGGCATGCCCTTTTTGCCCAGCGCCTGGGGCTGCTTGCTCCGCTGGCGTGGGGCGTGCTGCTGGCGGCCGCACTGCACGTCTACCGGCCTTCGCTATGGGCCGCCTTCAGGCTGCTCAAGCCGGCCAGGCAGCAGGGCTGACGGCGTTTGCTGCCCGCCGCCGTGTTGCGCTTTCCTTGTTACTCCGCGTACAATGAGAATAATTCTCATTTATAATCCGATGCGCCTGTTCTTGCCGGCCGTTGGCGACAGGAAGGGTATCGTGAGCACCGCCGAGTTAGCGCTTCAGCAGCAAGTCAGTAGTCTTTACACCGACCACCACCACTGGCTGCGTGGCTTGCTGCGCCGTAAACTCGGCAATGCCTTCGATGCGGCCGACCTGGCGCACGATGTGTACCTGCACCTGATGAAGACGGGCAGGGTGCCGCCGGCCGGGGAGTCGCGCCGTCACCTGACGCAGATCGCCAACGGCATGGTCATCGACCTGTACCGCCGCCGCCAGATCGAAACGGCTTACCTGGAAGTGCTGGCCCTGGTGCCCGAAGCGCTGGCGCCGTCCGAGGAAGAGCGCGCCCTGGTGATCGAGGCACTGACGGAAATCGATGCCGTGCTGCACCGGCTGCCCGCCAAGGCGCGCAAGGCATTGCTGCTGTGCAAACTCGATGGCCTGAGCTACCGCGACATCGCCGCCGAGCTGGACGTCTCGGTGTCCTCCGTCGAAAAATACATCGCCGCCGGCTTGCTGGCCTGCTACGAGGCCATGCATGCGCCGGACGCCTGAGCCATGGAGGTGGTGATTGCACCGGCCATCGTGCAGCAGGCAGCCCAGTGGATGGCGCGCCTGTGGTCCGATGACGCCAGCGAGGAAGACCGGGCTGCCTGTGCCCGCTGGCGTGCCGCGCATCCGCACCACGACCTCGCCTGGCAGCGTTTGCAAGCGTTCGAAGGCAAGCTGCACAGCGTGCCGCGCGATGCGGCCCGGCACGCGCTGCGCGAACCGGCGCCGGCCGCCTACCTGAACCGCCGCCGTGCCCTGAAGCTGCTGGCCGTGCTGTTGCCTGTGGGTGGCATGGCGTACTTGCTGCGCGGCACGGATGCCTGGCAAGTGGCCACGGCCAGCCACGGCACCGGCACAGGCGAGATCCGCGAGATTACCCTGCCTGACGGCACGCGCGTGATGCTCGCTTCCGCTTCGGCCATCGACGTGCGCTTCGACGCCAGCGAGCGCTTGCTGATCCTGCGCAGCGGCGAAATCCTCGTCACGACGGCGCACGATCCCGATCCGGCGCAGCGGCCTTTCCGCGTGCAGGGACGCCACGGCACGGTGCGGGCGCTGGGTACGCGTTTTACTTTGCGGCAAGACGAACACACGTCGCGCGTGGCCGTCTTCGAGGGCGCCGTCGAAGTGCGCCTCGCGCATGCACCTGGCCAGGCCGTGCGCATCGACACGGGCTACAGTGCCATCTTCTCGGCCGATATCGTGCAGTCTGGCGCACCCGCGTCCGCCAGCGCCATGGCCTGGAGCAAGGGCGTGCTGGTGGCCGACAACATGCGCCTGGACGAGCTGCTTGCGGAACTGGCCCGCTATCGCCCCGGCCTGCTGCGCTGCGACCCTGCCGTGGCCAGCTTGAGCGTCAATGGCGTATTTTCCCTGCGCGACACGGACCGCGCGCTGCACAACCTGGCGCTGGCCTTGCCCGTGCAAATCGTTGCGCGCACGCGCTACTGGGTGACGGTGCAAGCCATACCCTAAGCCTCTGCCTGACAATTTCGCGGGCCCGATTGAGGGTTTCGCATTCTCGTTCGGGATATAGGGTGAGAGCCACCCTTAATCATTGACCTTATGCACGTTTTCCCCCTCCTTTCCCATGAGTAGCCCAAGCCGCCAGGCCGGCCCGATCAGCCGGATACTCCAGCCCATCCGCGGACGCCTGATCGCCGCCGCCGTGCTGGCCGGCGCTGGTTCCATGCTCACACTGGTACCGCTGGCAGGCATCGCGCAGATCGCGCACATCGCCCTGAACCCCGCGCTGGCGCGGGGCGATGTATGGCAGATCATCATCGCCAGCGTCGCTTGCCTGTTTGCCGGCATGGCCCTGATCTCGCTGGGCGAGCTGGCCGCGCACCTGGCCGACAACCGCCTCACCCATCAACTGCGCCTGCAAGCCATGCAGCGCCTGGGGCAAGTGCCGCTGGGCTGGTTCACCAGCCGCGCTTCGGGCGAGGTCAAGCAGGCGATGCAGGACGATATCAATACCCTGCACAGCCTCACGGCGCACTTCTACACGACGACGGGACGCGCCGTGGGCGCCATCGCCATCTCCATTATTTACCTGTTCGCCATGGACTGGCGTCTGGCCCTCATTGCCATCCTGCCATTTCCCGGCTTCTTCCTGTTCTTTGGCCGTGCCATGAAAGCCAGTGGCGGCAACATGGAACAATTCGTCGCTGGCATGGGGCGCATCAACAATGCCGTGGTGGAGTTCGTCAACGGCATTCCCGTGGTCAAGGCCTTTGGCGCCACGGGACGCGCGCATGGCAGCTACCGTGGCGCCGTCGATGCGTTTGCCGCGGCGTTCGCCGCGTTTACGCGTCCGCTGGTCGGCTCGATGGCGAATGCCAATGCCCTGATCGCGCCCGTCGCCGTGCTGGGCGTGGTGGTGATTGCCGGCACGGCCTTCGTGGCCTTGGAGGCGATGGCGCCCGTGGATATCCTGCCGTTCGCCCTGGTGGCGCCCGGCATTTCCGCGCCCATGCTATTGCTGCATTACCTGACGCATGACCTCAACAATGCCACGGGTGCCGCCCAGCGCGTGCAAGCCTTGCTCGACACGCCCGTACTGGCGCAGCCGGCACCGGATGAGCAGCAGTTGCCTGACGGCACGGAGATTCGCCTGGAAGGCGTCGCTTATGCCTACGATGGGCACAACAAGGTGCTGTCGGACATCACGCTCACTTTGCGTCCTGGCACGGTGACGGCCATCGTCGGCGCCTCCGGTTCCGGCAAGTCGACCCTGGCACGGTTGCTGCTGCGCTTTTTCGATCCCGCTGAAGGACGCATCACCCTCGGTGGCGTCGACCTGCGGTACATCGCCACGCCAGAGCTGTACCGGCGCATCGGTTTTGTGCTGCAGGAAGTGCGGCTGATCCACGCCAGCGTGCGCGAGAACATCGGGCTGGGCCGGCCGTCGGCCAGCTTGCAGGAAATTGAAGCGGCGGCGCGCCTGGCGAACATTCACGAGCGCCTCCTGGCCTTGCCACGCGGCTACGATTCCGTCCTCGGCGAGGATGCGCAACTGTCCGGCGGCGAGTTGCAACGCGTGAGCATCGCGCGCGCCGTGCTGCTCGACCCGCCCGTGCTGGTGCTCGATGAGGCGACGGCCGCGGCCGATGCGGAAAACGAAGTGGCGATCCAGGACGCGCTGTCGCGCTTTGCCCAAGGCCGCACCTTGCTGGTGATCGCGCACCGGCTCGACACGGTCATGCATGCCGACAATATCGTCGTTGTCGAGAACGGTGTCATCGTCGAGCAGGGCAGCCATGCCGGCTTGCTTGCCCACCAGGGCCGCTATGCGCAACTGTGGGCGCTGGGCGGCTATCAAGACACCTCGAAAGAAACGCTGCTCCCATGCTGAAAACATTCATTCAACTGCTGGGCGACGATGCGCCCGTGTTTCGCCGCTACTGTGCCATGGCGCTTGCGTACGGCGTGCTCAGCGGGCTGACGATCACGGCGCTGGTGCTGGCCCTGGGCCGCTTGCTGGCCGGCGATACGGGCGGCGCGGCCCTGTGGCTAATCGTGCTGCTGGCCGGGCTGGTCGCTTGCTGGGCCTGGCGGCGCCAGGTGGAAAAAGCGGGCGTGCGCGTGGGCGTGACGGTCTTGCAAGGGGCGCGCCAGCGCCTGGGCGACCACGTGGCGCGCCTGCCCGTCGGCTGGTTTACGCCGGAGAATACAGCGAAGCTGGGCCACGTCATCACGCAAGGCATGATGAATGTGGCCCAGCTGCCCGCCCACGTGCTCACGCCTGTCATCTGCGGCGCCGTCACGCCCGTGGTGATGCTTGCCGCGCTGTTTGCGCTGCACTGGCAACTGGGTGTCATCGCGTTGCTGGCGCTGCCCTTGCTGGCGGGCGCCTTGCGGCTCACGGCATACCTGGGCCAGCGCGCCGACGATGCCTACCACCATCATTTTGCCCAGACCAGCCAGCGCCTGGTGGAGTTTGCGCAGGCGCAATCGGTGTTGCGCGCCTTCAATGGTAACGGCGGTGGTGCGGCTGACGGCGGCACGCGTTTCCTGCAGCAAGCCATCGACGCGCAGCGCCACGCGGGCACGCGGCTCATTTACCTGTCGGCGCTGTCGTCCGTGCTTAACGCCTGGACCGTGCAAGCCATCTTCGCCGCCTTGCTGGCCGCCGCCGCGCTGTGGTTCAATAGTCTGCTGGGCGGAGCCGCCGCTGCGCAAGACGCCATCGCTGTCATCGTGGCCTTGCTGCTGGTGGTGCGCTTTGTCGACCCGCTGCAGGAAGTGGCCAGCTATGGCGAAGTGCTGCGCGGCGCGCGCGGCCCGCTGGACGCTGCGCGCGATATTTTCGCCGTGCAACCCTTGCCGGAAGCACACAAGCCGCAAGCGCCGCGCGATGGCGCCGTCGAATTGCGCGGCGTAGGTTTTCGCTATGCACAGGATCAGGCCGACGTCTTGACGGATATCAACCTGAAGATTGCGCCGGGCAGCATGACGGCGCTGATCGGCGCCTCCGGCTCCGGCAAGACGACCCTGGTGCGCCTGATCGCGCGCTTCTTTGACGCCAGTGCAGGCACGGTGCTGGTGGGCGGTGTCGATGTGCGCGACATGTCCGGCGAGCAACTGGCCGGCCAGATCAGCCAGATATTCCAGGACAGTTATCTGTTCCAGGGCAGCATCGGCGACAACATCCGCATCGGCAAGCCGGATGCCACCGATGCCGAGGTGCTGGAAGCGGCGCGGCAGGCGGGTGTGTTTGAGATCATCGCCCGCTTGCCGCAGGGGCTCGATACCCTGGTGGGCGAGGGCGGCGCGCGCCTGTCCGGCGGCGAACGCCAGCGTATCGCCATCGCCCGCGCGCTGGTCAAGGATGCGCCGATTCTGCTGGTCGATGAAGCAACAGCCGCGCTCGACGCGGAAAACCAGGCCGCCATCGCCGAAGCGCTGGCGCGGCTGCGCGGCAGGCGCACGGTGATCGTCATCGCGCACCAGCTGTCGACGGTGGCCATGGCCGACCAAATCGTCGTGCTGGACGGTGGCACGATTCGCGAGCAGGGCACGCCAAGCGCCTTGCGCGCGCAGGACGGCCTGTATGCGCACTTCCTGGCGCAGCGCCAGGCGGCCAAGGGCTGGCGCATCGCCTCCGCCGCGCCGCAGCAATGAACGGGATGACGATTTGATACGCGCGAGTCTGCTGTGCCTGTTCTTCCTGCTGTGCTGCGCGTCCTTGCTGGTCGGTGCAAGGCAGATGGAGTGGGCGCAGCTGTTGTCCTCGTCCGACGCGCTGTCCGCCGATGCTTGGCTGACCCTCACGGCCAGCCGGCTGCCACGCTTGGCGGCGCTGGTGCTGACGGGCGTGGGCCTGTCTGTCTGCGGTGTCATCCTGCAGCACATCGTGCGCAACAAATTCGTCGAACCGGCCACCTCGGGCGGCCTCGACGCGGCCAAGCTGGGTATCCTCGTGGCGCTGACCGCGGCGCCCGCGGCGGGCACGGCCGGCAAGATGGCGTTCGCGCTGGCCTTCTGCCTTGCCGCCAGCGTACTGTACGTTGCCCTGATCCGCCGCATCCGCTTCAAGAACACGATACTCGTCCCCGTCATCGGCCTCGTGTATGGCGGCGTGCTCAGCGCCTTGGCCGAATTCTATGCCTACCGCCACAACATCCTGCAAAGCATGCAGGGCTGGCTGCTCGGCGATTTTTCCCGCATCGTGCAGGGCAACTATGAAATCATTTATCTGATCCTGCCCATCGTTGCCCTCACGTATGTGTACGCGCAGCGTTTTACCGTGCTGGGCATGGGCGAGGGCATGGCCACCAGCCTGGGCTTGAACTATGCGGGCACGGTGGCGCTGGGCTTGATACTGGTGGCCGTCACGGTGGCGGCCACGGTGATCACGGTGGGGGCGATCCCGTTTGTCGGGCTGGCCATTCCCAACCTGGTGGCCTTGCGCTACGGCGACAACCTGGCGCGCACCCTGCCCATCGTGGCGCTGGGCGGCGCGGCGCTGCTGCTGGCCTGCGACATCGCCGGGCGCCTGCTGATCTATCCATTCGAAGTGCCGATCGGCCTGACGGCGGGCGGCGTGGGCGGGGTGCTGTTCCTCGTGCTGATCATCCGGGGGCGGCGATGAGGGACGTATTGACGCAACGGATGCTGTGGCTGGCCGTGTTTGCATTGGGGCTGGCTTTCCTCTTCATCGGCGCAAATCTGGATTTCGATTACATCATCCCGAAGCGACTATCGCGCCTGGCCGCCATCGTCATCGGCGGCGTTTGCGTGGCCGTGTCGTCGATCGTGTTCCAGACCATCGCCGGCAACCGCATCCTGACGCCGGCCGTCATGGGCTATGAAGCCGTGTATTTGCTGTTGCAATCGCTGCTGATCCTCGCGATGGGCATGCACAGCGTGGTGCTGCTGGGGCAGAACGGCAACTTCGTGCTGTCCATCGCGCTGATGCTGGCGTATTCCTGGGCCATCCACTATTGGTTGTTTCGTGATGGCAAGAACAACGTGTATTTCCTGTTGCTGCTGGGATTCGTGCTGACGATGGTGATCGGCACATTTACCCAGTTCATCCAGCTGCGCATCAGTCCCGGTGAATTTGCCATTTTGCAGGGTTTCAGCCAGGCATCGTTCAACAAGGCGCAGTCCGCACAATTGCTGTACTCGGCCTTGCTGGTGGGCGCTGCCTGCGTGGCCGTGGTGAAAACCCTGCCGGCGCTCGACGTGCTGGCGCTGGGGCGCGAGCAGGCCATCTCGCTCGGTATCGATTACCGGCGCATGGTGCAGTTGCAACTGGCGCTGATCGCCGTGCTGGTGGCCGTGTCGACAAGCTTGCTGGGGCCCACGGCCTTTATGGGCATCTTTGTAGCGAACACGACTTATGCCCTGGCCCGCACGGCACGCCACAGGGTCACCTTGCCCTTGGGCTGCGCCATCGCCATCGCCATCTTTCTGGCCGCCCAGCTGCTGGTCGAGCACGTTTTCAACTACCGGACCACGGTTGGCATCCTCGTCAACCTGGTGTGCGGCGCGTATTTCCTCGCGCTCATGGTCCGAACCCGGGGCACCGCATGATCCACGTCAACCATATCAAAAAAAGCTACGGCGCCAGGCGCGTGCTGGACAACGTCAGCGCGCAGTTTCCCAAGGGTAAAGTGACGTCCTTGATCGGCCCGAACGGCGCCGGCAAGACGACCTTGCTGATGCTCATCGCGCGCCTGCAGGAAGCGAATGGCGGCGAGATTACGATAGACGGGCGCAGCATCGCGCACATCAAGATCCAGGACTATGCGCGACTGGTGGCTACCCTGCGCCAGTCGCCCGATTTTCATCTGCGCCTGACGGTGGAAGAACTGGTCGCCTTCGGCCGTTTTCCTTACAGCCGAGGTAGCTTGACGCCGCAAGACCGGCAAGCCATCGATGACGCCATCGCCTTCTTGTCGCTGGAAAACTTGCGCGCCGCCTACGTCGATGAGCTGAGCGGCGGCCAGCGGCAGATGGCTTTCCTGGCCATGACGATTGCCCAGCAGACGGACATTTTGCTGCTTGACGAGCCGCTCAACAACCTCGACATGAAGCACGCCGTGCAGATCATGCGCGCGCTGCGGCGCCTGTGCGACGAGCAGGGCCGCACCGTGATTCTGGTGATCCACGACATCAATTTCGCCGCCAATTATTCCGACCACATCGTCGCCATGCAGGGCGGCGCCGTGCGCTTTTCCGGCCCCGCCCACGAGGTCGTGACGGAACAGCGCTTGCGGGCGCTGTACGACATCGATTTTCACATCGTGCGCAACGAGCGCGGCTGCGTCTGCAATTACTTTACCCCCACAGGAGCTTGAGATGATCTGGAACAAATCCCGCTGCGCGCTGGCCGTGCTGCTCGCCGCCATGGCCGCCCTGCAAGGCTGCCGCGACAAGGCGGCCACGGCGCCGCCAGCGCCGGCCGCTTCCGCGTCAGAGCAGGCATTTACCCCCATCACCATCGTGCACAAGCTGGGCACGACGGTGGTCACACATCGTCCGCAGAGGGTGGCCGTGCTCGACATGAACGAAGTTGATTTTCTCGACCAACTGGGCGTGCCCGTGGCCGGCATGGTGAAGGATTACGTGCCGCATTTCCTCACCCGCTACAAGGATGACCAGGCCATCCGCGACCTGGGCGCCATCGTGCAGCCCAATCTCGAGCACATCCACGCGCTCCAGCCCGATCTGATACTGATGACGTCGATCCAGGCCAACCACTACAAGGAACTGAGCCAGATCGCGCCCACCTTGCATTTCGACGTGGATTACCAGAACAGCGAGAGCAAGCACATCGACGTGGTCAAGCAACACTTGCTGACCCTGGGGAGCATCTTCGGCAAGGAAGATATCGCCAGCCGGAAAGCGCAGGAGCTGGACGCCAAGGTGGCGGACGCGCGCAAGGTGATTCAGGACCGTCCCGAAAAAGCGCTGATCGTGCTGCACAACAATGGCGCCTTCAGCGCGTTCGGCGTGCAGTCGCGCTACGGTTTTGTCTTCGATGCGCTGGGCGTGAAACCTGCCAGCACAGCCGTCGAGGCGGGCTTGCATGGCCAGCCGATTTCCAGCGAATTCATCCAGCAAGCCAATCCCGACATCATCTATGTGGTGGACCGCACGGCCGTGATGGAACACCGTCCCGTCATGACGGCCGAGCAGATGGCCAATCCACTGCTGCGCCAGACCAATGCCTGGAAGAATGGCCGCGTGGTCTTTGTCGATGCCGACGCCTGGTACATCACGGCGGCGAGCGTGACGTCGCTGAAGCGGGTGATCGACGATGTGCTGAAGGGCTATCAATAGTCGATAATTTTCGTAATGATTCGTATTTGCATTGAGGGTTTTGCCTTTTCGTTCGGGAGATAGGGTGAGAGCAAGCAATCATCCCATCTGAAAGGATTTACTGTATGACCCAACGCATGGCAACGCGCCACCTTCCCGCCTTGAACCTGAGCCGCATCGCCACCGCCGTGCAACTGGCGCTTATCACGGGCTTGACCGCAGGGGTGCTGGGCGTGGCGGCCCCGTCAGCCTACGCGCAAGCGGGGGCGGGCCAGGCCCGGCAAGCGTTCAGCGTGCCGGCCGGTACACTGGGCCTGGCCCTCAATACCTTTGCCGCCGAGGCGGGCGTTGAATTGACGGTCGAGGCTAGCCTGCTGCAAGGCAAGAGCAGCGCCGGCCTGTCCGGCAGCTACAGCGTGCCTGAAGGCTTTTACGAGTTGCTGCGCGGCCACGGCTTGCAAGCCGTGCGCGAGGGTAATGGCAGCTACACGGTGCGCCGCGAAGCGGCGCATAGCGCCGCCGCCGAGGCTGCCGCCA
This genomic interval carries:
- a CDS encoding sigma-70 family RNA polymerase sigma factor → MSTAELALQQQVSSLYTDHHHWLRGLLRRKLGNAFDAADLAHDVYLHLMKTGRVPPAGESRRHLTQIANGMVIDLYRRRQIETAYLEVLALVPEALAPSEEERALVIEALTEIDAVLHRLPAKARKALLLCKLDGLSYRDIAAELDVSVSSVEKYIAAGLLACYEAMHAPDA
- a CDS encoding FecR domain-containing protein translates to MEVVIAPAIVQQAAQWMARLWSDDASEEDRAACARWRAAHPHHDLAWQRLQAFEGKLHSVPRDAARHALREPAPAAYLNRRRALKLLAVLLPVGGMAYLLRGTDAWQVATASHGTGTGEIREITLPDGTRVMLASASAIDVRFDASERLLILRSGEILVTTAHDPDPAQRPFRVQGRHGTVRALGTRFTLRQDEHTSRVAVFEGAVEVRLAHAPGQAVRIDTGYSAIFSADIVQSGAPASASAMAWSKGVLVADNMRLDELLAELARYRPGLLRCDPAVASLSVNGVFSLRDTDRALHNLALALPVQIVARTRYWVTVQAIP
- a CDS encoding ABC transporter ATP-binding protein, with translation MSSPSRQAGPISRILQPIRGRLIAAAVLAGAGSMLTLVPLAGIAQIAHIALNPALARGDVWQIIIASVACLFAGMALISLGELAAHLADNRLTHQLRLQAMQRLGQVPLGWFTSRASGEVKQAMQDDINTLHSLTAHFYTTTGRAVGAIAISIIYLFAMDWRLALIAILPFPGFFLFFGRAMKASGGNMEQFVAGMGRINNAVVEFVNGIPVVKAFGATGRAHGSYRGAVDAFAAAFAAFTRPLVGSMANANALIAPVAVLGVVVIAGTAFVALEAMAPVDILPFALVAPGISAPMLLLHYLTHDLNNATGAAQRVQALLDTPVLAQPAPDEQQLPDGTEIRLEGVAYAYDGHNKVLSDITLTLRPGTVTAIVGASGSGKSTLARLLLRFFDPAEGRITLGGVDLRYIATPELYRRIGFVLQEVRLIHASVRENIGLGRPSASLQEIEAAARLANIHERLLALPRGYDSVLGEDAQLSGGELQRVSIARAVLLDPPVLVLDEATAAADAENEVAIQDALSRFAQGRTLLVIAHRLDTVMHADNIVVVENGVIVEQGSHAGLLAHQGRYAQLWALGGYQDTSKETLLPC
- a CDS encoding ABC transporter ATP-binding protein, which produces MLKTFIQLLGDDAPVFRRYCAMALAYGVLSGLTITALVLALGRLLAGDTGGAALWLIVLLAGLVACWAWRRQVEKAGVRVGVTVLQGARQRLGDHVARLPVGWFTPENTAKLGHVITQGMMNVAQLPAHVLTPVICGAVTPVVMLAALFALHWQLGVIALLALPLLAGALRLTAYLGQRADDAYHHHFAQTSQRLVEFAQAQSVLRAFNGNGGGAADGGTRFLQQAIDAQRHAGTRLIYLSALSSVLNAWTVQAIFAALLAAAALWFNSLLGGAAAAQDAIAVIVALLLVVRFVDPLQEVASYGEVLRGARGPLDAARDIFAVQPLPEAHKPQAPRDGAVELRGVGFRYAQDQADVLTDINLKIAPGSMTALIGASGSGKTTLVRLIARFFDASAGTVLVGGVDVRDMSGEQLAGQISQIFQDSYLFQGSIGDNIRIGKPDATDAEVLEAARQAGVFEIIARLPQGLDTLVGEGGARLSGGERQRIAIARALVKDAPILLVDEATAALDAENQAAIAEALARLRGRRTVIVIAHQLSTVAMADQIVVLDGGTIREQGTPSALRAQDGLYAHFLAQRQAAKGWRIASAAPQQ
- a CDS encoding ABC transporter permease, with protein sequence MRASLLCLFFLLCCASLLVGARQMEWAQLLSSSDALSADAWLTLTASRLPRLAALVLTGVGLSVCGVILQHIVRNKFVEPATSGGLDAAKLGILVALTAAPAAGTAGKMAFALAFCLAASVLYVALIRRIRFKNTILVPVIGLVYGGVLSALAEFYAYRHNILQSMQGWLLGDFSRIVQGNYEIIYLILPIVALTYVYAQRFTVLGMGEGMATSLGLNYAGTVALGLILVAVTVAATVITVGAIPFVGLAIPNLVALRYGDNLARTLPIVALGGAALLLACDIAGRLLIYPFEVPIGLTAGGVGGVLFLVLIIRGRR
- a CDS encoding iron chelate uptake ABC transporter family permease subunit; amino-acid sequence: MRDVLTQRMLWLAVFALGLAFLFIGANLDFDYIIPKRLSRLAAIVIGGVCVAVSSIVFQTIAGNRILTPAVMGYEAVYLLLQSLLILAMGMHSVVLLGQNGNFVLSIALMLAYSWAIHYWLFRDGKNNVYFLLLLGFVLTMVIGTFTQFIQLRISPGEFAILQGFSQASFNKAQSAQLLYSALLVGAACVAVVKTLPALDVLALGREQAISLGIDYRRMVQLQLALIAVLVAVSTSLLGPTAFMGIFVANTTYALARTARHRVTLPLGCAIAIAIFLAAQLLVEHVFNYRTTVGILVNLVCGAYFLALMVRTRGTA
- a CDS encoding ABC transporter ATP-binding protein, which codes for MIHVNHIKKSYGARRVLDNVSAQFPKGKVTSLIGPNGAGKTTLLMLIARLQEANGGEITIDGRSIAHIKIQDYARLVATLRQSPDFHLRLTVEELVAFGRFPYSRGSLTPQDRQAIDDAIAFLSLENLRAAYVDELSGGQRQMAFLAMTIAQQTDILLLDEPLNNLDMKHAVQIMRALRRLCDEQGRTVILVIHDINFAANYSDHIVAMQGGAVRFSGPAHEVVTEQRLRALYDIDFHIVRNERGCVCNYFTPTGA
- a CDS encoding siderophore ABC transporter substrate-binding protein — encoded protein: MIWNKSRCALAVLLAAMAALQGCRDKAATAPPAPAASASEQAFTPITIVHKLGTTVVTHRPQRVAVLDMNEVDFLDQLGVPVAGMVKDYVPHFLTRYKDDQAIRDLGAIVQPNLEHIHALQPDLILMTSIQANHYKELSQIAPTLHFDVDYQNSESKHIDVVKQHLLTLGSIFGKEDIASRKAQELDAKVADARKVIQDRPEKALIVLHNNGAFSAFGVQSRYGFVFDALGVKPASTAVEAGLHGQPISSEFIQQANPDIIYVVDRTAVMEHRPVMTAEQMANPLLRQTNAWKNGRVVFVDADAWYITAASVTSLKRVIDDVLKGYQ